The genomic stretch GCCTTTTAAGAGCTACAGCTCGGCGCAGCGGCCTGTCGCCTCTTTCCTGTGGTCGCCGCCACTTCACCTGCGTCGGAGCCCGCGCCCTCCGGCATGAGCCGGCGCGTTTGCAGCGGTCTGCCCCGGCCGTCCTCCTGCCCCTGCGGCCTCGGCTCGCGGACGGTCCCGGACGGTGAGTGAGTGTGGCGGGCATCGTAGGGACGGGTTCCCCGCTCTGTGGCTGCAGCCTCATGACCGGGTGCATGTTCAGATCGTGGGGTCCCTGGCCTCGGGCGGCCTCCCGGGCCAGGGGAGGAGAGTCGCCTGGTGCAGAGGGGGGACAGGTGTGTGACTGGCACGGGGTCCCACCAACCCATCCCATCCAGGTGTCTCGCCGTGGGGCCGTGCAGGTGGTGGCAGCTGCGCGCGGGATTCCACCCCAACCCCTGCATGGGCGCCAaaagccccctcccctcccccactcctgcccGAGCTGTGACAGGGCTTTGGGCTTCCAGACTTGCCAGAAGCcccatctccagccccctaaatccCCTGTTCACAGTTGTTTAGCTAGCTCacttcctcagtttcccaaactCTTCTCCCTCTGCGTCCTGGCCGGAGAGCGCGGGAGATTGCGCTCGCGCTTATCTCCCGCCCTCCCTCCTCGTGCACCGCGCCCTCGGGGCAGCTCCCACCACCGACCCCCTCAGCATTTCTAGGGGCTCCTTCCCTGCTCCCGCCAAATGTAGAGACCCCCTTCTGTCCACCCTACCAAAATCAATGGGAAAAGatctattttctcctctttttttccccctcttttctgaGTAAGTCTTAAGACCTGGAGTCCTCGGGGGAGGGTTTTGAAAAGGGCttcccccgccaaaaaaaaaaaaaatcaaaaacatgaaTTTGCCTCTTATTTAGTTGATGGTGAGAAtcgaagatttattttttttacccccTGTGGATTAAGAATTTAATGGCCATTTGTTTCAAAGCCTGGATGAGAGTTGAGCAAACTCagttgtatataaatataacatatattaattcTATATAATCTTTGTTGCCTcacaatgaaagacagaaggatcTATTTTACCCTAGAAATTTTTGAAGCCGACGGCAAAAAAACAATTCTTTGATATCTTCCTGCATCAGAAACGGAATTAGGTCTTTAGAGGTAGAAACTGGTGGATTAGCGTGTTGTGTTTGCAAAAGATCTTGAATCCTAAGTCAACCTTAAATGTCGGAAATGTAAAAGTTTTACGGTGGAATTCTTTTGCTCAGCTTTCCTCCTCAGGAAATACGTGCTGCCTCCTAGTTCCCTCCCCGACTTGGTTTACAGCtttgaagacattttttaaaaattacttttgtcCATTTACATATTTTTCCAAGTAGacttaaaggttttttttcctgtgaattcTACTTTTTGGTCACCTTTCGTCAGGTTTAAGCAGAGAAGTGAGGGGGCTTGACCTTGGCCACATGGTTGGACTGAGACTGAAGCTTACTTAACAGATGGAAGAACTAGAGACTTTAATGCCAGTTTTAATTAGCGTTTGATATGGAATGTAAAGTCACTATTGATGCGAAGGAAAGGCCAGGCTTGGTGCACTATTGTAACTCTCAacctggcccctcccccaccccacggACTGGACTGGGGAGGAGTAAAGTTCCAAACAGTGAAATGTGAGTTTTATCTGTAGGTTCGTTTTAAGGAAAACCAAAAATCTCCTAATAGAATAAGCTGGTTGGAACGTTCACCAGAGATCTTTCTCAGTGATGTTAACAATGGAGGAAATGTGAGGGAGGTTGGCTCAATGTGGGCGACTGACGCTCTTGAGTAATAGTTTTCCTCCCCATTTTGTGGATTGGAAAACTAAGGctttagagttattttttttgtcattttctcccAGCTTGGTTAATGGTATTCTATATGATAACTGCCAGAGTCTTCAACCAcaggatattttcttttattctacttAATAATACATATCCTGTGCATTAGTTAATTGGGGTCATTTGCCTGCATTTCTACCACGGTCTTGTGCCCCAGACCCACTGGGATTCTTCTAAACACTTGTAGCCTTGATTTCATATACTTCCCTGCAATTCACCATTGCCGGTGACCTGGGACCTTTTCAAATTTGGAGCCAAATTTCTTTGTGTTTAGAAAAATACAAAGGTTTTGTCTGCGTGTCTCTAAAAAAGATCTATCATTAAATGAGTATCAGATGGATAAAATGACAGAACTAGACACGTGCCCCGTATATTGTTTGATTGGGGGGTATGGAATCAGATAATCTGCTTTTTTTATGCGTGATCAATTGATGACATAAACAGAATACAAAGTACTTCCGGTTGTTTAGGAGCTCTTAGCTTGATCTTTGGAAAGTTCTTCATCCAAGATggatttatatataatatatataatgcatgcattttagatttttgttttctgatactttctccaatttagaaaacaaaaaataaagggaCTCCTGTAGTCtggaaaagttttttaaaaactggttaaaaaaatgaagtgtggCCAGCATGTGAAATACAGTCCCAAGCCAGCTGGAAAAGCTCCTAAGAGCAAAACTTAGAACAGTCTGGGCCAAGAGAAGCCTCCCTGGACTAGGTTTGATGCCAGAGCTGTTCACTGAGGTGTTCTTGCTCCCGCCAGTCTCAGATGAGGAAATGCATTAGAGAAATCTCAGTTCCGAGGCACTGACTAAGGAAGCCAGAGCTGAAGGTAAATGTGCTGTCTCACCGCTTGCCACCTGTGCCCCAccaccagaacccacataaagagagaagaaaaccagctTCATGGTCCCCCTCTGACCACAGGTGCCTCGTGTCGAATGCATACCCTCACAAAAACATGGAGGGTGAGAGGAAGCCTACAGAAATAGCGATAGCTAGATGGAATGTGGTGGTCTGGAACGGGGTAGAAGAGCTGAAGTACCATGTAACCAGGGGCTTTGGTTAATATTCTGCCGGTTGGGACATGCGTGCCATGGTAATGCTGTTGCTGGGTACGTAAGGGCGCTGATCCTTGGTGTGAAACCCTGGGGTCAGGCCCCATCAAGGAGTAGGGGAACATGTTAGCCCCAAAGTgatttatattctgttttttgtgttcttttcataGGTTGTAAAGAAGAAAGCCCTGCTCTTTGTGTTAAAATGAAGTGTTTTAATTGTGACTCCGATCTTTCTGAGCTTGAAGTGGTGAAGCCTGACAGTGAGCGGCAAGGTTCCTACAGCCCCGTGTGTGTGGAGCCTTCCTGTAAGGACTGCTTTAGAAACCAGGAAAGGGTATCTTTCATCGAGTCACCAATTGTGGGACATGATAACAACAAGGAAAATCAGCGGGTACAAAAAATACTCAACAgctctagtgaaatagaagcgCTAGAGACCAGCCAACTGTATGAAGACAGCGGCTATGCGTCATTTACCCTTCAAAGTGAACATGAGGATGGCATCCTTATTCTGGAGAATTTCAGAAACAGTACCCAGCCCTGTTTGCTGCCATCCCAGAGCCCAGACCAGTATCCCAATAAGAACCTGCTGCCTGTCCTGCATTTTGAAAGAATGGTTTGCTcaacattaaaaaagaattccAAGAGGAACCCTAAAGTGGATCGAGAAATGCTGAAGGAAGTTATTGCCAGTGGAAACTTTAGACTGCAAAATATAATTGGCAAGAAAATGGGCCTGGAACATCTAGATATCCTTACTGAGCTCTCCCGGAGGGGATTTAAACACCTTTTAGCTAATATTTTGACGAAGCTCAGCGGCATGGACTTAATAAAGTGAGTGTTGCACACTGTATGTTAGATAACATGGGACCCGCTTGTGCAGACAAGTGTAAAGCGGCCTTAACAGAGCTGGTCATGTTTGTTGGGTGGCATTTGAAGTGAAAGAAAGCTTATGGAAATCTACATCTAGTCTGGTCACTTGGGATTTTGTAGTCTTGTTATTAGAAGGCTGTGTTCTGTACCGGGTGATCTGGTGTCTGAAGTGAACAGGGTAGATGTGTTGGTTTCTTTTGTTGGCTGGTTTCTGTAATCCACATTGTGGAGTGTGCCATGTCAGTTAATACAGTGTTACAAGTGGCCAGGAGTTCTCTTATCAAATAGCTACGGTGGAGGTGTGCACACTGCTGGTTTGAAATTGGTTCTCTggacagatacaaaaaaaaaaatttagatgtcACGGAAGCTTGATggagcttttaaaacattttggccCTCTGGTAGTCTGGTTAAGCCTAGTCTGGGCCTGGTCATCTAAGCAGTTTTGATGTCTAGTTGGATGAGTGAAGCTCGCTCTGTGCTCTGTTCTTGGTTCATCTTCACATctttgtctccttcctttctAGCTTGTCTAAAGTGAGCAGAATTTGGAAGAAGATCGTAGAGAACGATAAAGGAGCCTCCCAGCTGTACAGCAGAGCCTTGCAGAGAGTCCTGGTAAGTTCAGTGCCATTGCTCTATATCTGGGTGGTGGctgaggcacacgcctttaattccagcctttgggaagcagaggcgggtggatctctagttcaaggacagcctggactaaaAGACTTTTGTAACTCCCTTAAATTCATAAAGCAGCACTTCAGCCTcccaggcaggggctggagaggaagaagggttTGAGAGGCTGGCGGTGTGCAGGTCTTCATAGAGATCATTGCACTTTGGTTACACTTCCATAACCTGGAAAAGCTGTTCCTTGCGGACTGATTTCTAAATAAGGGCTGTGTGTTAGCTTGGTCAGTTACAAGAAGAAGTGAATTGTTACCATACTGGAGTGTCTTGCTgtatagatcagtggttctcaaccatcctcatgctgtggccctttactccctcatggtgtggtgacccctcACCAcgaaattaattttgttgctgcttcataactaattttgctactgttatgagtagtaatgtaaatatttgatctgcaacccctgtgaaagggtcattagacTCCTCCCCAAAAGTGTCGCAGTCCACAGGTTGGTATACACTGCTGGTAcagagaaagtgtttaattttctGAAGTGATTGGTGATTGTCGTATTTCTGATACTGATCAGTCTGTGATTCGATGTGTTTGGGCAACAAATGCTATTTAGACTTAACCAGGTGACTTTAGACAAGGGATACTTAAATTCTgtgctcattttctttattggtaATGGAAATCTGTTTCAAAGGGTTACCTTAAATCTGCTGCTATGGTAGGGTGGTGGCTAATGTCTGTAATCCGGGAATTTGGGGGGCTTGAAAAGATTGAGAACTGGAGCTACATTGTGACCTCTTCTCTTTTTACCTGAACTAACTGCATGTTTGGTGACTGACTACTGCCACCTACTGGTAGTGGAGAGAATGACCTTATGCTCTGAGCAGAGCTTTGGTCTTGGTTAAAGTCACCTTGATCCCTCATAGGCTTATCTTAATTGGCACTTTCGTGAGTTTAAAATCTCCTATTAAACCCCTTTTCAACAGGAAACCAATAAGTTGTCACTGCACACTTCAACCAGAGGGTACGTTGTGAGCAGAATGGCACTGACCTCTGTCCAGAAGTCATCGACTTGGGCTCCTACCAAAAAAGATGCTCAAGCCAAGTTCCCTAGGCAGCGTGATCAGAAGGGTTCTGCCTACAGCCGGTACAGTGAGTTCCTTGAGGTAACTATCTAATCGGTGTAATAGAACTAGGGGCACTTACTGTTAAAGGGAGCTAACGTTAAGAAGTAGGGTtccaaagtacatggtatctagTGCCACCCAATTTAATTGAGTGATAATGTTCTTTCATTTTCGAGTAAGAAGCATTAGGGCAGTTATTGAAGAGGTtgtgtcttctgtcctccttgtTCAAACTATTCCATACTACATTTTGTAGTGATGCTGTCATTAGGAGAACAGGGGACAAAAGGGCCTTTCAGAAGGGAGTTTGCTGTAACTCCTGAACCGTTGGGTGGTAGATACTAAAATGTCCCTGtaaatatttatctgtatattgGAGGCACGACTGCCCTTCCCGGTTTAGTTACTAAAATTTGTTTGGTCCACCAAAATAcatgtatgaatttttttttttcttctaggtgGGCAAGACATTAAAAAACAACGAAAGCCTCAAAGCCTGTGTTCGCTGTAATTTCCCTGCCAAGTATGACCACTATTTAGAGCGAGCAACCTGCAGACGGGAAAGCTGTGGGTTCGACTATTGTACGAGATGTCTGTGCGATTATCATACCAACACCAAGGACTGCTCAAATAGCAAACTCCTCAAAGCCAGCTGTAAAGTGACAGGCCCTTTGCCTGGaacaaaaaagagtaaaaaaaacttacaaagatTGTGACCCTTAGTAAATCAATTTCAGGTGACCTTAAGGTCACCTTTTAAAGAAATGTGAGCTTTTAATTTGAGAAGGTAAAAATAAGTGTCTGGAACCTTTATGCCCCTTGAGGAATAGAGAACATACAGCCTCTTAAAACAATACAGTTtgatatgaaaaaattaaaacccataCAAATGCAAAAGATTCAtatcttttaagaaaagaaactggaTATCTATTTGTAGTTAGATGGTAAAATACAATTCATTGGATTTTATGGCAGGTGAAGGCTGTAATTTTATGGATCTTTAAAACGATTTGGTTCAGTGTTGGCATCTGTGATGCTTTACCAATTGTTCTTGTCAGCTCGTCAGTCTGCAtttaaatgtctgtctttgtcaGTGTTTCAAGTATCTGTTGTAACTTGTTTGCTTTATTTCCGGtctgttttttaatgttttttatacctgtaaatatttctgtttttacgtgccaaagaaaataaatatacataacttaattttgttttgttataaataaaattgttataaGTTCAGTGACGcatgctgtttatttttatgaacttGTTAGCATGGAAACGAGCGCATTGAGCTGTGAAAGGGATTTCTCTCTCCCGGTGGCGGATCTATCTAGTGAGTCCTGTAGATACTGCAGTTCCTTAAACATTGAAGTATGGTGGGGGAGGGTCACTTTCCGTGTCAAGACCAGCACTACAGAGTAGTGGGCAATTGCTTGATTTtactttctggtttttgttggtttatcCAACAAAAATTTGTTCTAGGTAACCTGCAGTTGGCCAGTGTAGCGATCTTGTCTTGCCTTAGCTTATGTTCATCATGAGCAATCAGTCTCCCCACTCCTTCAGGTTTAATAACTTGATGCATACAGTGATCCTAGTGAGTGTTTGCTTCATGCAGGACTGGAAATCCCTCAGTGCTTTTCTGGCTTGGGGAATTGCTGATGAGCAAATTAGGGTTCTTGTTTTTAGGATTTTGTGGGGTTTAATTgttagtttggtttgattttgtttgtttttggttttcgaggcaggatttctctatgtagctctggctgtcttggaaatcactctgtagaccaggctgacctgaccTCAAGTCATTTCTAATGGGATTACCTATGGAAATAACTTGGTACCTGAAACTCAGTATTATTCTGTACTACTGATACTTTAAGCATGAGCagggctttttttgttgttatattttatattttggtaaTTTTGATTTCTAAATGTCTCCTGAAGCTGGTGGTCTATTTCCCTTAGGTTTGAGGAGTTTTTACAGTTGCATTAAATAGGTTTTCTGCATCATTAGTCTGCCTCAGTCTTTCAACACTGGGTCTCTGGGTTTGGTTTCTTAGTTAGATCAAAGGTGTGATAATTGCTTTCCCCACCACTTAATGCTGCCTGACTAATTCCTGGGTCTGTAATTCCTGCTACTCATTGATCAGCTTGGTCTCACCTGTTGGAGGAGTCTTAGGGTTCCTGTTGCTATTGAAGCACCAGAGCCAAAGACAACTTGGAGAAAGTTAATCGGTTCATCAAAAGCAGACAGGTGTAGAAGGTATAAgagtttttttgatttgcatttctctgatgactacggatgaacatgtccttaagtgtctttttttagattcctctgttgagggttctctgtttaggtctgtactccattttttttattggattatttgttcttttgatgaccaatttcttgccaagatcagaaacactaatgacaacttgtGCTGCAGAGATCGTGGGGAAAtcggaacactcctgcattgctggtgggaatgcaagctggtgcaacccctctcctcctccccactgagaaaatgcctccataaaattggCCTGTGGACACATCTGTGgagaagcattttcttgattactgagtGATGAAGGCCCAGTCCACTGTATGTGCCACCCTGTATGCGCGTCTCCCGGGTGTATAAAACAGCAAGCTGAGCGAGCCACAGAGCAAACTACTATTTCTCCATGGTCTCGGCTTCAGTTCCTGTACCCAAgctcctaccttgagttcctgctctgacttccccatCATGAGAGAGGACCACTGTcaactgtgagctgaaacaaaccctttcctcctcaaattaCTTTTGGTTGTGGGGTTTCATCGCAGATCGCAGAGTAGCTTAGGTGGCTGCTTTTCAAGGACATATCAAGGTATTTTCCAAATCGGCACAATCTTCTGAAGAAATGTACAAGAGTTCCATTTATTTGTCAACACTACTATAGTCTGTAGTTTTTTCCACTTTACTGGCTGGGATATATAAGTAGCTCCTTCCTATAAGGCTCTTTTTTTATCCGATGATGGATGATTAGCATCTTTTCATGTTGCTTGGCGTCATCTTTCTTGGTGAAGTGTGAACTTAAATGATTTATCTTTGCATTGCTTCCCTGCTAACTTTGGGGGTTGTTTcgctatatattttttattgttttgttttctgagacagggtttctctgcagctttggagcctgtcctagaactcactctgtaaaccaggctggccttgaactcagagatttggctgtctctgccccttgagtgctgggattaaaagggtgtgccaccactacctggaggggtggggtggggtggggtggtataTATTCCTGATCAAATTCTTTACACACCCGTGTCTTATCTCTCAATTTGCTAGCACCTTAGaggaaatgttttaactttttaaaaattgttctgaaTGATGTCCCTTTTAGAGATCATGCATTTCTTGCTGCTTCTAAGAAATGTCTAGTCTGCAGACACAGCAATTTCCTCCTATGTTCACTTTTAGAAGTTTTACAttataaactttacattttttGTATGGGTGGGTAGACGCATGCTCTAGAGTTCATAGGTGCAGCTTTGAAGACAGCTTgcggaagttggttctctccttgtattgtaccatgtgggactgggggattgaactcaggtagtcagggttggcagcaagcacctttacctgctgagtcgtTTTGGCGATCCAGCTGTACACTTTATCATTTATGTTTGGATCTATGACTGgtctggagtttcagatggtggGAGGAGTGTATTGAAATGGGTACCATTTGTCCCAGCTCTGTTTGTTGACACATGTCCTTTGTCCACTGGCATGCCTCTTGGGTTCCACACCACTCTGGTAAGTTTTATAATCTGACAGTGGCagctttttaatcttttctgGACATTTTCCAAGTTATGTCGCCTATTGTATTTCTACATAAATCTTATCCGTTTATCAGTTTTTATAGAGCACATTTGTTTTGAGTGGGTTTGCGGGGACCATATTAGCATGCCGAGTACTCTAGTGGATTTGTATTAAGCAAATTTGTTTCTCTTATTCC from Microtus ochrogaster isolate Prairie Vole_2 linkage group LG9, MicOch1.0, whole genome shotgun sequence encodes the following:
- the Fbxo5 gene encoding F-box only protein 5, which produces MSRRVCSGLPRPSSCPCGLGSRTVPDGCKEESPALCVKMKCFNCDSDLSELEVVKPDSERQGSYSPVCVEPSCKDCFRNQERVSFIESPIVGHDNNKENQRVQKILNSSSEIEALETSQLYEDSGYASFTLQSEHEDGILILENFRNSTQPCLLPSQSPDQYPNKNLLPVLHFERMVCSTLKKNSKRNPKVDREMLKEVIASGNFRLQNIIGKKMGLEHLDILTELSRRGFKHLLANILTKLSGMDLINLSKVSRIWKKIVENDKGASQLYSRALQRVLETNKLSLHTSTRGYVVSRMALTSVQKSSTWAPTKKDAQAKFPRQRDQKGSAYSRYSEFLEVGKTLKNNESLKACVRCNFPAKYDHYLERATCRRESCGFDYCTRCLCDYHTNTKDCSNSKLLKASCKVTGPLPGTKKSKKNLQRL